Proteins from one Mesorhizobium sp. M9A.F.Ca.ET.002.03.1.2 genomic window:
- a CDS encoding class I SAM-dependent methyltransferase, whose protein sequence is MSAEPLKTLFHPFGAEAVPLPRKGERVLFLGAVPGLRLPEGFDAALDLVQGFRPHFRALQGAGFTVTPRLEGEGFDAALVLAGRHRGQNELRIAEAMERTTPGGLIVVAGAKDDGIASLRKRIDELVPLDGNLPKHHGIAFWFRRPADAAAAAALRATNPALLVEGRFRTAPGMFSFDKIDAGSKLLVENLPNDLRGSVADFCAGWGYVAAEVAAGSPGILALDLYEADFDALEAAKGNLGSTVAEPNFFWIDLLSEPVERRYDAIVMNPPFHRSRAAEPEIGAGMIRAAAKALKPGGRLFMVANRQLPYEPALTVAFSSHAEIARDGMFKVLAARR, encoded by the coding sequence ATGTCCGCCGAGCCGCTGAAGACACTCTTCCATCCTTTCGGGGCCGAGGCTGTTCCCTTGCCGCGCAAGGGCGAGCGTGTCCTCTTTCTAGGTGCCGTGCCGGGTTTGCGCCTGCCCGAAGGCTTCGATGCCGCACTGGATCTGGTGCAAGGCTTCCGGCCGCATTTTCGTGCGCTGCAGGGGGCGGGCTTCACGGTCACGCCGCGCCTGGAGGGCGAAGGTTTCGATGCGGCACTGGTGCTTGCCGGCCGGCATCGCGGGCAAAACGAATTGCGCATCGCTGAGGCGATGGAGCGTACGACACCAGGCGGATTGATCGTCGTCGCCGGCGCCAAGGACGATGGCATTGCCAGCCTGCGCAAGCGCATCGACGAGCTTGTGCCGCTCGATGGCAATTTGCCGAAACATCACGGCATCGCCTTCTGGTTCCGTCGGCCAGCCGATGCCGCGGCCGCGGCAGCGCTTCGCGCCACCAATCCAGCGCTTCTGGTCGAGGGCCGTTTCCGCACAGCGCCAGGCATGTTCTCTTTCGACAAGATCGACGCAGGTTCGAAATTGCTGGTGGAAAACCTGCCTAACGACCTGCGTGGCAGCGTTGCCGATTTCTGCGCCGGCTGGGGCTATGTGGCGGCCGAGGTCGCCGCAGGCTCGCCCGGCATATTGGCGCTCGATCTCTACGAGGCCGATTTCGATGCGCTGGAGGCGGCAAAAGGCAACCTCGGCAGCACGGTGGCGGAACCCAATTTCTTCTGGATCGATCTTCTGAGCGAGCCGGTCGAGCGCCGCTACGACGCAATCGTCATGAACCCGCCCTTTCACCGCAGCCGGGCCGCCGAACCGGAGATTGGCGCCGGCATGATCCGCGCAGCGGCGAAGGCGCTGAAACCGGGCGGGCGGCTGTTCATGGTGGCGAATCGCCAGCTCCCCTACGAGCCGGCGCTGACGGTCGCCTTCTCCAGCCACGCCGAGATCGCCCGCGACGGCATGTTCAAGGTTCTCGCGGCGCGCCGCTGA
- the fabB gene encoding beta-ketoacyl-ACP synthase I, whose translation MRRVVVTGLGIVSSIGNNANEVQASLHDAKSGISFSDSFAEHGFRCQVWGAPTLDPSAMVDRRAMRFLSQGAAWNHVAMDQAIADAGLGESDVTNERTGIVMGSGGPSTRTIVEAAETTLKNGSPKRIGPFAVPKAMSSTASATLATWFKIHGVNYSISSACSTSAHCIGNGYELIQWGKQDIVFAGGHEDLDWTMSDLFDAMGAMSSKFNDRASAASRAYDVDRDGFVIAGGAGVLVLEELEHAKARGAKIYAEIVGYGATSDGYDMVAPSGEGAVRCMRQALATVSSPVDYINTHGTSTPVGDSREMGAIREVFGEKMPFITSTKSLTGHSLGAAGVQESIYSILMMQGGFIGESAHIEQLDPEFEGMPIVRERIDNARIDTVLSNSFGFGGTNATLIFQRYSA comes from the coding sequence ATGAGACGGGTCGTAGTGACAGGCCTCGGCATCGTGTCGTCGATCGGCAACAATGCTAACGAGGTGCAGGCCTCACTCCACGATGCCAAATCCGGCATCAGCTTCTCCGATTCCTTCGCCGAACACGGTTTCCGCTGCCAGGTCTGGGGGGCGCCGACGCTCGACCCCTCCGCCATGGTCGATCGTCGTGCCATGCGCTTCCTGTCGCAGGGTGCGGCCTGGAACCATGTCGCCATGGACCAGGCGATCGCGGACGCCGGCCTCGGCGAGAGCGACGTCACCAATGAGCGCACCGGCATCGTCATGGGATCGGGCGGACCATCGACCCGAACCATCGTCGAGGCAGCCGAAACCACCCTCAAGAACGGCAGCCCCAAGCGCATCGGTCCGTTCGCGGTGCCGAAGGCGATGTCGTCGACCGCTTCGGCGACGCTCGCCACCTGGTTCAAGATCCACGGCGTCAATTACTCGATCTCTTCAGCCTGCTCGACCTCGGCGCATTGCATCGGCAATGGCTATGAACTGATCCAGTGGGGCAAGCAGGACATCGTCTTCGCCGGCGGTCATGAGGATCTCGACTGGACGATGTCGGACCTCTTCGACGCGATGGGCGCCATGTCCTCCAAGTTCAATGACAGGGCATCGGCCGCCTCGCGCGCCTATGACGTCGATCGCGACGGCTTCGTCATTGCCGGCGGCGCCGGCGTTCTGGTCCTGGAAGAGCTCGAGCACGCCAAGGCGCGCGGCGCCAAGATCTACGCCGAGATCGTCGGCTATGGCGCGACATCCGACGGCTACGACATGGTGGCGCCCTCGGGCGAAGGCGCGGTGCGCTGCATGCGACAGGCGCTGGCGACAGTCTCTTCGCCGGTCGACTACATCAACACGCACGGCACCTCGACGCCGGTCGGCGACTCCAGGGAAATGGGTGCTATCCGCGAGGTGTTCGGCGAGAAGATGCCTTTCATCACCTCGACGAAATCGCTGACCGGCCATTCGCTGGGTGCAGCCGGCGTGCAAGAATCGATCTACTCGATCCTGATGATGCAAGGCGGCTTCATCGGTGAGAGCGCCCATATCGAACAGCTCGATCCGGAATTCGAAGGCATGCCGATCGTGCGAGAACGCATCGATAACGCCAGGATCGACACTGTTTTGTCCAATTCGTTCGGTTTCGGTGGCACCAACGCTACGCTGATTTTCCAGCGCTATTCCGCATAA
- the fabA gene encoding 3-hydroxyacyl-[acyl-carrier-protein] dehydratase FabA: MAVSKSSYDYEELLACARGELFGPGNAQLPYPPMLMFDRITEISETGGAFDKGFIRAEFDIKPDLWFFACHFIGNPIMPGCLGLDAMWQLTGFYLGWLGEPGKGMALSTGEVKFKGMVTPSVKKVEYGVDFKRVMRGRLVLGIADGWLKADGEPIYAATDLKVGLSKQSAAA; encoded by the coding sequence ATGGCGGTTTCGAAATCCAGCTACGATTACGAGGAACTTCTTGCCTGCGCCCGCGGCGAGCTGTTCGGGCCTGGAAACGCCCAGCTCCCATATCCGCCGATGCTGATGTTCGACCGTATCACCGAGATCAGCGAGACGGGCGGAGCCTTCGACAAGGGCTTCATCCGCGCGGAATTCGACATCAAGCCGGACCTGTGGTTTTTCGCCTGCCATTTCATCGGCAATCCGATCATGCCGGGGTGCCTGGGCCTCGACGCCATGTGGCAATTGACGGGCTTCTACCTCGGCTGGCTGGGCGAGCCGGGCAAGGGAATGGCGCTCTCGACCGGCGAGGTCAAGTTCAAGGGCATGGTGACCCCGTCGGTCAAGAAGGTGGAGTATGGCGTGGACTTCAAGCGCGTGATGCGCGGGCGGCTGGTGCTTGGTATCGCCGATGGCTGGCTGAAGGCGGATGGCGAACCCATATACGCAGCAACGGACCTCAAGGTGGGTCTGTCCAAGCAATCGGCCGCCGCCTGA
- the irrA gene encoding iron response transcriptional regulator IrrA, with product MDLGCRKENVAVDKRVREAGLRPTRQRIALADLLFAKGDRHLSAEELHEEAIAAGVPVSLATVYNALHQFTQAGLLRILAVEGSKTYFDTNTSDHHHFYIEGENRIFDIASGPVTVSNLPEPPEGMEIANVDIVVRLRPKRCG from the coding sequence ATGGATCTGGGCTGCCGGAAGGAAAATGTCGCTGTGGACAAGCGGGTTCGCGAAGCTGGCCTGAGGCCGACGCGTCAGCGCATTGCGCTGGCCGATCTGCTTTTCGCCAAGGGCGACCGCCATCTGTCGGCCGAGGAACTACACGAGGAGGCGATCGCCGCCGGCGTGCCGGTGTCGCTCGCCACCGTCTACAACGCCCTTCACCAATTCACCCAGGCGGGTCTTCTGCGCATTCTGGCCGTCGAGGGATCGAAGACCTATTTCGACACCAACACCTCCGATCACCATCACTTCTACATAGAAGGCGAAAACAGGATCTTCGACATCGCCAGCGGTCCTGTCACGGTTTCCAACCTGCCGGAGCCGCCGGAAGGCATGGAGATCGCCAATGTCGACATCGTGGTAAGGCTGCGCCCCAAACGCTGCGGTTGA
- a CDS encoding molybdopterin-synthase adenylyltransferase MoeB — protein MTAFTDEELERYARHIVLPEIGGAGQQRLKRARVLVIGAGGLGAPVLEYLAAAGVGTLGIVDDDSVSLSNLQRQVIHGTDTVGMAKTDSAKAAIARINPNVTVELHNLRLTADNAPILVARYDIVVDGSDNFETRFAVADACAAEKRPLVHAAVGRFDGSVTVLKPFETGTDGGPNPSYRDLFPEPPPPGLVPSCAVAGVLGVLTGVVGTLQAMEAIKLITGIGEPLVGRLLLYDALAARFDTIRYKRN, from the coding sequence ATGACCGCCTTCACCGACGAAGAACTCGAACGCTACGCCCGCCACATCGTGCTGCCCGAAATCGGCGGCGCCGGCCAGCAAAGACTGAAGCGTGCGCGGGTCCTGGTCATCGGCGCCGGCGGGCTGGGGGCGCCGGTGCTCGAATATCTTGCCGCCGCCGGCGTCGGCACGCTCGGCATCGTCGACGACGACAGCGTCTCGCTGTCGAATCTGCAAAGACAGGTGATCCATGGCACCGACACTGTCGGCATGGCGAAAACCGACAGTGCCAAAGCGGCGATCGCCCGCATCAATCCCAACGTCACTGTCGAACTGCACAATCTCAGGCTGACGGCGGACAACGCCCCTATCCTCGTCGCCCGCTATGACATCGTCGTCGACGGCTCCGACAATTTCGAAACACGCTTTGCGGTGGCCGACGCCTGCGCCGCGGAAAAGCGGCCGCTGGTGCATGCCGCCGTTGGCCGTTTCGACGGCTCGGTGACGGTGCTGAAACCGTTCGAGACGGGCACGGACGGCGGGCCGAATCCAAGCTATCGCGATCTTTTTCCGGAACCGCCGCCGCCCGGCCTGGTGCCATCCTGCGCTGTGGCCGGCGTGCTCGGCGTGCTGACCGGCGTCGTCGGCACGTTGCAGGCGATGGAGGCGATCAAGCTGATTACCGGTATCGGCGAGCCGCTGGTCGGCCGGCTGCTGCTTTACGATGCGCTGGCGGCGCGCTTCGACACGATCCGCTACAAGAGAAACTGA
- a CDS encoding GNAT family N-acetyltransferase, with product MDGVIDPPSSAHRLTVENLRNKARQETGFAARKDGRTVGCIFVLERTNDFYVGKLAVEPNFQGQGIGRQLMQAVEDLARSRCKPAIELQTRVELTGNHAAFARLGFRETERTAHKGYDRPTSITMRKIIS from the coding sequence ATGGACGGCGTCATCGATCCGCCATCATCGGCGCACCGGCTCACCGTCGAAAATCTCCGAAATAAAGCCCGACAAGAGACGGGCTTCGCGGCGCGGAAGGATGGCAGGACCGTCGGGTGCATTTTTGTTCTGGAGCGGACCAACGATTTCTATGTCGGAAAGCTCGCGGTTGAACCGAACTTTCAGGGACAGGGCATTGGCAGGCAGCTGATGCAAGCTGTCGAGGATCTCGCCCGCAGCCGCTGCAAGCCTGCGATCGAGCTTCAGACGCGGGTCGAACTGACCGGAAATCACGCTGCCTTTGCCCGCCTCGGCTTTCGCGAAACGGAACGGACGGCGCACAAGGGCTACGATCGCCCGACCTCGATCACCATGCGCAAGATTATTTCGTAA
- a CDS encoding SH3 domain-containing protein, with protein MSGFASLRLILSAAFLGALLYSQLAAAQGAAAPAQSVTLGPSGLPLPRFVSLKAARVNSRVGPGVNYSVDWMYMKPGLPMEIIQEFDTWRRVRDADGSEGWINQSLLSGRRTAIVAPWQRGKDARINLLDDPQKDASIIALIEPGAMGTIKSCDGQWCEMTFDGHTGWLAQSLVWGAYPGERVKN; from the coding sequence GTGTCTGGTTTCGCGTCGCTTCGCCTGATCCTCAGCGCAGCATTTCTCGGCGCTCTCCTCTACTCCCAGCTTGCGGCGGCACAGGGTGCGGCAGCACCGGCCCAGAGCGTCACGCTCGGACCGAGCGGCCTGCCGCTGCCGCGTTTCGTCAGCCTGAAAGCGGCCCGCGTCAACTCCCGCGTCGGACCAGGCGTCAACTATTCCGTCGACTGGATGTACATGAAACCCGGCCTGCCTATGGAAATCATCCAGGAATTCGACACCTGGCGTCGTGTGCGCGATGCCGACGGCTCGGAAGGTTGGATCAACCAGTCGCTGCTTTCAGGTCGCCGCACGGCGATAGTGGCGCCCTGGCAGCGCGGCAAGGATGCCCGAATCAACCTTCTCGACGACCCGCAAAAGGATGCCAGCATCATTGCGCTCATCGAGCCAGGCGCCATGGGCACGATCAAGTCCTGTGATGGCCAGTGGTGCGAAATGACCTTCGACGGACATACCGGCTGGCTCGCCCAGTCGCTTGTCTGGGGTGCCTATCCGGGGGAACGGGTCAAAAACTGA
- the pnp gene encoding polyribonucleotide nucleotidyltransferase → MFNHHKVEIEWGGRPLILETGKIARQADGAVLATYGETKVLATVVSMKEPKPGLDFFPLTVNYQEKTYAAGKIPGGYFKREGRPSEKETLVSRLIDRPIRPLFAEGYKNDTQIVVTVVQHDLENDPDILSIVATSAALTLSGVPFMGPVGGARVGYINGEYVLNPHVDEMQESKLDLVVAGTADAVLMVESEARELGEDLMLGAVMFGHRGFQPVIDAIIKLAEVAAKDPRDFTAPDYSALEAEMLKIVEGELRDAYKITDKQKRYAAVDAVKAKVKAAFAPAEGEEAKYTSEQVGTVFKELQAKIVRWNILDTGSRIDGRDLKTVRKIVSEVGVLPRTHGSALFTRGETQALVVATLGTGEDEQYVDSLTGMYKEKFLLHYNFPPYSVGETGRMGSPGRREIGHGKLAWRAIRPMLPTADQFPYTLRVVSEITESNGSSSMATVCGTSLALMDAGVPLAKPVAGIAMGLIKEGERFAVLSDILGDEDHLGDMDFKVAGTANGITSLQMDIKIEGITEEIMKIALDQAKDGRQHILGEMGHALSGARAELGEFAPRIEVMHIPTDKIRDVIGSGGKVIREIVEKTGAKINIEDDGTVKIASSNAKEIEAAKKWIHTIVAEPEVGEIYEGTVVKTADFGAFVNFFGPRDGLVHISQLANDRVAKTSDVVKEGDKVWVKLMGFDERGKVRLSMKVVDQATGKEIAREKKAEGEEDAA, encoded by the coding sequence ATGTTCAATCACCACAAAGTGGAAATCGAATGGGGCGGCCGTCCGCTCATCCTCGAAACCGGCAAGATCGCGCGTCAGGCTGACGGCGCGGTGCTAGCCACTTACGGCGAAACCAAGGTTCTCGCCACCGTCGTTTCGATGAAGGAGCCGAAGCCCGGCCTCGATTTCTTCCCGCTGACCGTCAACTACCAGGAAAAGACCTATGCCGCCGGCAAGATCCCGGGCGGCTATTTCAAGCGCGAAGGCCGTCCGAGCGAAAAGGAAACGCTGGTCTCCCGCCTCATCGACCGTCCGATCCGCCCGCTCTTTGCCGAAGGCTACAAGAACGACACGCAGATCGTCGTCACCGTCGTCCAGCATGATCTCGAAAACGATCCGGACATCCTGTCGATCGTCGCCACCTCGGCGGCCTTGACGCTGTCCGGCGTCCCGTTCATGGGCCCGGTCGGCGGCGCGCGCGTCGGTTACATCAACGGCGAATATGTGCTCAATCCGCATGTCGACGAGATGCAGGAGTCCAAGCTTGACCTGGTCGTCGCCGGCACCGCCGACGCCGTGCTGATGGTCGAGTCCGAAGCCAGGGAACTCGGCGAGGATCTGATGCTCGGCGCCGTCATGTTCGGCCATCGCGGCTTCCAGCCGGTGATCGACGCGATCATCAAGCTGGCCGAGGTCGCCGCCAAGGACCCGCGCGATTTCACCGCGCCGGACTATTCGGCGCTTGAAGCCGAGATGCTGAAGATCGTCGAAGGCGAACTTCGCGATGCCTACAAGATCACCGACAAGCAGAAGCGCTATGCCGCCGTCGACGCCGTCAAGGCGAAGGTCAAGGCTGCGTTCGCGCCGGCCGAAGGCGAGGAAGCAAAGTACACGTCCGAGCAGGTCGGCACCGTGTTCAAGGAGCTCCAGGCCAAGATCGTGCGCTGGAACATCCTCGATACCGGATCGCGCATCGACGGCCGCGACCTGAAGACGGTTCGCAAGATCGTCTCCGAAGTCGGCGTCCTGCCGCGCACCCATGGCTCGGCGCTGTTCACCCGCGGCGAGACCCAGGCGCTGGTCGTCGCCACGCTCGGCACCGGCGAGGACGAGCAGTATGTCGATTCGCTGACCGGCATGTACAAGGAGAAGTTCCTCCTTCACTACAACTTCCCTCCCTATTCTGTCGGTGAAACCGGCCGCATGGGTTCGCCCGGCCGCCGCGAAATCGGCCACGGCAAGCTCGCTTGGCGCGCGATCCGCCCGATGCTGCCAACCGCCGACCAGTTCCCCTACACGCTGCGCGTCGTCTCGGAGATCACCGAGTCCAACGGCTCGTCGTCGATGGCCACCGTTTGTGGTACCTCGCTGGCGTTGATGGATGCCGGCGTGCCGCTGGCGAAGCCCGTCGCCGGCATCGCCATGGGTCTCATCAAGGAAGGCGAGCGCTTCGCCGTGCTCTCCGACATCCTCGGCGACGAGGATCATCTCGGCGATATGGACTTCAAGGTTGCCGGCACCGCCAACGGCATCACCTCGCTGCAGATGGACATCAAGATCGAGGGCATCACCGAGGAGATCATGAAGATCGCGCTGGACCAGGCCAAGGATGGTCGCCAGCACATCCTCGGCGAAATGGGTCATGCGCTCTCCGGCGCGCGTGCCGAACTCGGCGAATTCGCGCCGCGCATCGAGGTCATGCACATCCCGACCGACAAGATCCGCGACGTGATCGGCTCTGGCGGCAAGGTCATCCGCGAGATCGTCGAAAAGACCGGCGCCAAGATCAACATCGAAGACGACGGCACGGTCAAGATCGCTTCGTCCAACGCCAAGGAGATCGAGGCGGCGAAGAAGTGGATACACACCATCGTCGCCGAGCCGGAAGTCGGCGAAATCTACGAGGGAACGGTCGTCAAGACCGCCGACTTCGGCGCTTTCGTCAATTTCTTCGGTCCGCGTGACGGCCTCGTCCACATCTCGCAACTCGCCAACGATCGCGTCGCCAAGACCTCCGACGTCGTCAAGGAAGGCGACAAGGTCTGGGTCAAGCTGATGGGCTTCGACGAGCGCGGCAAGGTCCGCCTGTCGATGAAGGTCGTCGACCAGGCCACGGGCAAGGAAATCGCCCGCGAAAAGAAGGCCGAAGGCGAAGAAGACGCCGCCTGA
- the recF gene encoding DNA replication/repair protein RecF, with protein sequence MTGVAKQSERGQQQTYISKLSLTNFRNYAKLSIDLDPGAVVFSGDNGAGKTNLLEAISLLTPGRGLRRAPYADVAHEGGDGGFALYARLDGPDGPVEIGTGITGGDTAGEGGRRVRINGAAARSAEDMLEWLRVVWLTPAMDALFTGPAADRRRFLDRLVLAIDPGHGQRALDYEKAMRGRNRLLAEGSRDSGWFDAIETQMAETGVAIAAARAELVRLLAAMIDRLPSAGPFPQADIGLSGTLESEVGTAAAVDVEEQFRRTLAEGRDRDRAAGRTLDGPHRSDLVVRHRPKAMPAELCSTGEQKALLVGMVLSHARLTGEMSDMTPILLLDEIAAHLDSGRRAALFSILEELNCQAFMTGTDAALFSSLKGRAQFLTVDHGTVGPTV encoded by the coding sequence ATGACCGGAGTTGCGAAGCAGTCTGAGCGCGGCCAGCAGCAGACCTATATAAGTAAGCTGTCACTTACGAATTTTCGCAATTACGCAAAATTGTCGATCGACCTCGACCCCGGCGCGGTGGTTTTTTCCGGCGACAATGGCGCCGGCAAAACCAATTTGCTGGAAGCGATTTCCCTGCTGACACCTGGACGCGGCCTGCGCCGTGCACCCTATGCCGACGTGGCGCATGAAGGCGGCGACGGCGGCTTTGCCCTCTATGCCAGGCTCGACGGGCCGGACGGCCCGGTCGAGATCGGTACCGGGATTACGGGCGGCGACACCGCTGGCGAGGGCGGGCGGCGGGTGCGGATCAATGGCGCGGCTGCGCGCTCGGCGGAGGACATGCTGGAATGGCTGCGCGTCGTCTGGTTGACACCGGCGATGGATGCATTGTTCACCGGGCCGGCCGCAGACCGTCGGCGCTTTCTCGACCGGCTGGTGCTGGCGATCGATCCCGGCCACGGCCAGCGCGCGCTCGACTACGAGAAAGCGATGCGCGGCCGCAATCGGCTGCTCGCCGAGGGCTCCCGTGACAGCGGCTGGTTCGACGCGATCGAGACGCAAATGGCCGAAACCGGCGTGGCGATTGCGGCGGCGCGTGCCGAACTGGTGCGCCTGCTCGCCGCCATGATCGACAGGCTGCCAAGCGCCGGTCCGTTTCCGCAGGCCGACATCGGCCTGTCGGGCACGTTGGAAAGCGAAGTCGGCACCGCTGCGGCTGTCGATGTCGAGGAGCAGTTCCGCCGCACCTTAGCCGAAGGCCGTGATCGCGACCGCGCCGCCGGGCGCACGCTCGACGGCCCGCACCGTTCAGATCTCGTGGTGCGGCACCGGCCCAAGGCGATGCCGGCCGAGCTCTGTTCGACCGGCGAGCAGAAGGCGCTGCTGGTCGGCATGGTCCTGTCGCATGCCCGGTTGACCGGCGAGATGTCGGACATGACGCCGATCCTGCTGCTCGACGAGATCGCCGCCCATCTCGACAGCGGCCGGCGTGCCGCACTGTTCTCAATCCTGGAAGAGCTGAACTGCCAGGCTTTCATGACCGGGACCGACGCGGCGCTGTTTTCCAGTCTCAAGGGACGCGCGCAGTTCCTGACCGTCGATCACGGCACGGTTGGGCCAACTGTTTAA
- the fabI gene encoding enoyl-ACP reductase FabI, whose product MDGLMKGKRGLVMGVANDHSIAWGIARKLSEHGAELAFTYQGEAFGRRVKPLADKLGTSLVVPCDVEDSASVAATFETLGEAWGGLDFVVHAIGFSDKNELKGLYADTSRDNFVRTMVISCYSFTEIARHAAKLMKDSGSMITLTYAGSVRVMPNYNVMGVAKAGLEASVRYLANDYGPRGIRVNGISAGPVRTLAGAGISDARHMFSYQQRNSPLRRTVTIDEVGGSALYLLSDLSSGVTGEIHYVDSGYHIVSMPTLDELKQTDTSRD is encoded by the coding sequence ATGGACGGATTGATGAAGGGCAAGCGCGGGCTTGTCATGGGTGTCGCCAACGATCATTCGATCGCCTGGGGCATTGCCCGGAAACTGTCCGAACATGGGGCGGAACTCGCCTTCACCTATCAGGGCGAAGCCTTCGGGCGCCGGGTCAAGCCGCTCGCCGACAAGCTGGGCACCTCGCTGGTCGTCCCTTGCGACGTCGAGGACAGCGCATCGGTTGCCGCCACCTTCGAGACCTTGGGCGAGGCCTGGGGCGGGCTGGACTTCGTCGTCCATGCCATCGGCTTCTCCGACAAGAATGAGCTGAAGGGCCTTTACGCCGACACTAGCCGCGACAATTTCGTCCGCACGATGGTCATCTCCTGCTACTCCTTCACCGAGATCGCCCGCCATGCCGCCAAGCTGATGAAGGACAGCGGCTCGATGATCACACTGACCTATGCGGGTTCGGTCCGCGTCATGCCGAACTACAACGTCATGGGCGTCGCCAAGGCCGGGCTGGAGGCCAGCGTCCGCTATCTCGCCAACGACTACGGCCCGCGCGGCATCAGGGTGAACGGCATATCGGCGGGACCGGTGCGGACATTGGCCGGTGCCGGGATTTCCGACGCACGCCACATGTTTTCCTACCAGCAGCGCAATTCGCCGCTGCGCCGTACAGTGACCATCGATGAAGTCGGTGGTTCTGCACTCTACCTCCTGTCCGACCTGTCGTCGGGCGTCACCGGCGAAATCCACTATGTCGATTCCGGCTACCACATCGTTTCGATGCCGACGCTCGACGAGTTGAAGCAGACCGACACCAGCCGGGACTAA
- a CDS encoding D-glycerate dehydrogenase translates to MAGRKRPLVVITRKLPDPVETRMRELFDARLNVEDRPMTQPELVAAVKEADVLVPTITDHIDAALIAQAGDNLKLIANFGNGVDKIDVAAAAKRGITVTNTPNVLTEDTADMTMALMLAVPRRLAEGANVLTGDKKWAGWSPTWMLGRRIWGKRLGIVGMGRIGTAVARRAKAFGLSIHYHNRHRVLPAVEDELEATYWESLDQMLARMDIISVNCPSTPATFHLLSARRLALLQPSAYIVNTARGDIIDEDSLVKLIQDGKIAGAGLDVYEHEPALNSKLLKLAAKGKVVLLPHMGSATLEGRIDMGEKVIINIRAFFDGHRPPDRVLPLRT, encoded by the coding sequence ATGGCAGGCAGAAAAAGGCCCCTCGTCGTCATCACGCGCAAGCTGCCCGATCCGGTCGAGACCCGTATGCGCGAGCTGTTCGACGCCCGGCTGAATGTCGAGGACAGGCCGATGACGCAGCCGGAGCTGGTAGCAGCGGTCAAGGAAGCCGACGTTCTGGTGCCGACCATAACCGATCATATCGACGCGGCGCTGATCGCCCAGGCCGGCGACAACCTCAAGCTGATCGCCAATTTCGGCAACGGCGTCGACAAGATCGACGTGGCGGCAGCGGCAAAGCGGGGAATCACCGTCACCAACACGCCGAACGTGCTGACCGAAGATACGGCCGACATGACCATGGCGCTGATGCTGGCGGTGCCGCGGCGGCTGGCGGAAGGCGCCAATGTGCTGACCGGCGACAAGAAATGGGCCGGCTGGTCACCGACCTGGATGCTCGGCCGGCGTATCTGGGGCAAACGTCTCGGCATTGTCGGCATGGGCCGCATCGGCACCGCCGTCGCCCGGCGGGCCAAGGCCTTTGGCCTGTCGATCCACTACCACAACCGCCATCGCGTGCTGCCGGCGGTCGAGGATGAGCTGGAGGCGACCTACTGGGAAAGCCTCGACCAGATGCTTGCCCGCATGGACATCATCTCGGTCAACTGCCCGTCGACGCCGGCAACCTTCCATCTGCTTTCGGCGCGGCGGCTGGCGCTTCTGCAACCGTCCGCTTACATCGTCAACACCGCGCGCGGCGACATCATCGACGAGGACTCTTTGGTCAAGCTGATCCAGGACGGCAAGATCGCCGGCGCCGGCCTCGACGTCTACGAGCATGAGCCGGCGCTGAACAGCAAATTGCTGAAGCTCGCCGCCAAGGGCAAGGTCGTGCTGTTGCCGCATATGGGATCGGCGACGCTGGAAGGCCGCATCGACATGGGCGAGAAAGTGATCATCAACATCCGCGCCTTCTTCGACGGTCACCGTCCGCCGGATCGCGTACTGCCGCTGCGGACGTGA